In Halichondria panicea chromosome 13, odHalPani1.1, whole genome shotgun sequence, one genomic interval encodes:
- the LOC135346476 gene encoding protein adenylyltransferase SelO, mitochondrial-like: MALSAGKSLETLEFVNSAVKSLPLDSEEENYVRTVQGACFSRVRPTPLTNPSLVVHSDDAFSLLDLPSSEIQREEFIEYFSGNKILPGSEPAAHCYCGHQFGNFAGQLGDGCAILLGEVRTDRGDRWEVQLKGSGKTPFSRQADGRKVLRSSIREFLCSEAMHHLGVPSTRAGSCITSDDRVIRDILYNGNPIQERATVISRISPTFLRFGSFEILKTRDPQTGRTGPSVGRTEVLEQLIDYTTDNFFKEVHSAHPDDRGKRVAGFFEEVCRRTARLVALWQSVGFCHGVLNTDNMSIIGVTIDYGPFGFLDRYDPGHICNGSDDGGRYSFSRQPAICRWNLNKLAEALHDYLDDQEVEKSLEIFDEEFEKNYLSKMRRKLGLLHHELPNDSDLIESLFDVMHKTGCDFTNGFQALSLISPQGNPGESDSTVETILDQCSSPEEIVRGYRPSMHPRQLQMFQALMQSSPDILATLGVSSESITAELQRLETIQKLKTMSVEEKRERDKETWTLWIKTYSERLSQEIEGLDASEVCRNRVKVMAQNNPKCILRNHIAQKAIELAEEGDYSEVRKVLQILKKPYCTPQDRGTAETVEPMTVTDLSCANNVKEGDVYFSKPPIVALGTVVT, encoded by the exons ATGGCGCTCTCAGCTGGTAAGAGTCTAGAGACATTGGAGTTTGTCAACAGTGCTGTGAAGAGTCTCCCTCTTGACAGTGAGGAGGAGAACTACGTACGAACCGTCCAAG GTGCCTGTTTCTCACGAGTTCGGCCCACCCCCCTCACCAACCCATCTCTGGTGGTCCACTCAGACGACGCCTTCTCCTTGTTGGACCTCCCCTCGTCTGAGATACAAAGGGAGGAGTTCATTGAGTACTTCAGTGGGAACAAGATTCTACCCGGCTCTGAGCCAGCTGCTCACTGTTACTGTGGACACCAGTTTGGGAACTTTGCCGGACAGCTGGGGGATGGATGTGCAAT TCTCCTAGGTGAGGTGCGGACGGATAGGGGTGATCGTTGGGAGGTACAGCTGAAGGGGTCAGGGAAAACCCCCTTCTCTCGTCAGGCTGACGGGAGGAAGGTGCTCAGATCCAGCATCAGGGAGTTCCTATGCTCAGAA GCAATGCATCACCTTGGTGTCCCCAGTACTAGAG CTGGCTCGTGTATCACATCAGACGACCGAGTGATTCGTGACATCCTTTATAACGGCAACCCCATTCAAGAGAGGGCCACAGTCATCAGTAGGATCTCACCAACCTTCCTCAG atttggctcatttgagATCCTGAAGACTCGTGACCCCCAGACTGGGAGGACTGGACCCAGTGTGGGCAGGACGGAGGTGCTCGAGCAACTCATCGACTACACCACTGACAACTTCTTCAAAGAG GTCCACTCTGCTCATCCTGACGATCGAGGCAAGAGAGTGGCTGGCTTCTTTGAAGAGGTGTGTCGGAGAACAGCCAGACTGGTTGCCCTCTGGCAGTCTGTTGGATTTTGTCATGG TGTTCTAAACACTGACAACATGAGCATCATTGGAGTTACCATTGACTACGGACCGTTCGGCTTCTTGGACCGATATGATCCTGGACACATCTGCAACGGCTCAG ACGATGGCGGTCGCTACTCTTTCTCTCGTCAGCCAGCCATCTGTCGTTGGAATTTGAACAAGCTGGCGGAGGCCCTCCATGACTACCTGGATGATCAGGAGGTCGAAAAAAGTCTGGAgat ATTTGATGAAGAATTTGAGAAAAATTATTTGTCAAAAATGAGGCGAAAG CTGGGACTACTGCATCACGAGCTTCCCAATGATAG TGATCTGATTGAATCTCTATTTGATGTGATGCATAAAACtg GTTGTGATTTTACGAATGGTTTCCAAGCACTGTCCCTCATATCCCCTCAAGGCAACCCTGGGGAAAG TGATTCTACCGTGGAGACCATTCTCGATCAGTGCAGCTCCCCAGAAGAGATCGTCAGGGGTTACAGACCATCCATGCATCCAAG ACAGCTGCAGATGTTCCAGGCATTGATGCAGAGCTCACCTGACATACTAGCAACACTGGGAGTATCCTCCGAGTCCATCACTGCCGAACTTCAGCGACTAGAGACCATCCAAAAgctcaaa ACAATGTCAGTTGAGGAGAAGAGGGAAAGAGATAAAGAGACCTGGACACTCTGGATAAAAACATACAG TGAGAGACTGTCTCAAGAAATTGAGGGACTGGATGCAAGTGAG GTCTGTCGGAACAGAGTTAAAGTGATGGCTCAAAACAATCCGAAGTGTATTCTTCGGAATCACATTGCTCAGAAAGCAATTGAACTCGCAGAAGAGGGAGACTACTCTGAG GTTCGAAAGGTTTTACAGATTCTCAAGAAACCTTACTGTACCCCACAAGATAGAGGAACTGCTGAGACGGTTGAACCTATGACAGTAACGGATCTTAGTTGTGCTAACAATGTTAAGGAGGGGGATGTGTACTTCAGTAAACCACCTATCGTTGCCTTGGGCACAGTCGTCACCTGA